One stretch of Planococcus sp. PAMC 21323 DNA includes these proteins:
- a CDS encoding ABC transporter ATP-binding protein, with protein MVDILQVKGLYKEFNETKILKGINFSVKAGEFVAIMGRSGSGKSTLLYNISGMDRATSGEIIFDGENISKFDDEKISHIRLQKMGFIFQKSHLLKTLSIRDNIVFPGFKANSESRENVNKYAEELMRRTGIDHVGSHDIKEVSGGQLQRAAICRAIINHPNIIFGDEPTGSLNSLASKEIMDILNEINKTGTVVILVTHDPKIAARADRVIFLSDGNIIDEITLDKYEAENFLERENKMVRWLAEQVF; from the coding sequence ATGGTAGATATCTTACAAGTAAAAGGGCTATATAAGGAATTTAACGAAACAAAGATTTTAAAAGGAATCAATTTTTCAGTTAAAGCTGGAGAATTTGTAGCAATCATGGGAAGGTCTGGTTCAGGGAAATCAACGCTGTTATACAACATAAGTGGTATGGATAGAGCAACTAGTGGAGAAATAATATTTGATGGCGAAAACATTTCGAAATTTGATGACGAGAAAATAAGTCACATAAGACTACAAAAAATGGGGTTTATTTTTCAGAAATCACATTTACTTAAAACCCTATCAATACGTGACAATATTGTATTTCCAGGATTTAAAGCAAATAGTGAAAGTAGAGAAAATGTAAATAAATATGCAGAAGAGCTCATGAGAAGAACCGGTATTGATCATGTGGGCAGTCATGATATTAAAGAAGTGTCTGGAGGACAACTTCAACGCGCAGCGATATGTCGTGCAATAATAAATCATCCAAATATAATATTTGGGGATGAACCGACCGGATCACTTAATTCATTAGCGTCAAAAGAAATTATGGATATTCTCAATGAGATTAATAAAACAGGTACGGTCGTCATTTTAGTTACACACGATCCAAAAATCGCAGCTAGAGCAGATCGTGTGATTTTCTTATCGGATGGCAATATTATTGATGAAATTACCCTAGATAAATATGAAGCAGAAAACTTTCTTGAAAGAGAAAATAAAATGGTTAGGTGGCTTGCGGAACAAGTGTTTTAA
- a CDS encoding amidohydrolase, translating to MANSIEQFMEEIEPYVIKQRRERHQYPEIGFAEYVTTYELSEQLVGKGFSLFYGTEFLTSDQRMGVPNNQLLKENEQRALEMGVPPEFLEKMKGGHTGFAAVLDTGRPGPNFAYRFDIDALPIEEADSLEHVPVQQGFRSQVAGMMHACGHDGHAAIGLGLASYLSKEKDNMRGKFTILFQPAEEGGRGAKAIVDKGWLDHIDYFMSGHVGIHDLPSGTVAATTSKFLASSKINAKFIGKSAHSGLEPNEGRNALLAAASAALHLHSIANHKDGATRINVGTLHAGAGRNVIADKALMEIETRGETNELDAYMQKNAERILQASAALYDVELELEHMGRSVSTTADHDFAKIVEQACVSSTSLKIVPHLEIGASEDVTYMIERVREQGGKATFMIFASPLPAGHHHPRFDYEEKALLAGLETIIRTTDYLLKEDGLRE from the coding sequence ATGGCAAATTCCATTGAACAATTCATGGAAGAGATTGAGCCGTACGTGATTAAGCAAAGACGTGAGCGACACCAGTATCCGGAAATTGGCTTTGCGGAATATGTCACGACATATGAGTTGAGCGAACAATTAGTTGGAAAAGGATTTTCTCTTTTTTATGGAACAGAATTTTTAACCAGTGACCAGCGTATGGGTGTTCCGAACAATCAACTACTAAAAGAAAATGAACAGCGAGCACTCGAAATGGGCGTGCCACCTGAGTTTCTTGAAAAGATGAAAGGTGGACATACCGGGTTTGCCGCTGTTCTTGATACAGGCCGACCGGGACCGAATTTTGCTTATCGTTTTGATATTGATGCATTGCCAATTGAAGAAGCCGATTCTTTAGAACATGTGCCAGTACAACAAGGGTTCCGCTCTCAAGTTGCGGGAATGATGCATGCTTGTGGTCATGACGGTCATGCAGCTATTGGGCTCGGACTCGCCAGTTATTTATCGAAAGAAAAAGACAATATGCGTGGCAAGTTCACGATTTTATTCCAACCTGCAGAAGAAGGCGGGCGCGGAGCAAAAGCGATTGTTGATAAAGGGTGGCTGGATCACATTGATTATTTTATGAGTGGCCATGTGGGCATTCATGATTTACCGTCCGGTACAGTCGCAGCGACGACGTCCAAGTTTTTGGCCAGTTCCAAAATCAATGCAAAATTTATTGGCAAGTCGGCGCATTCTGGATTAGAACCTAACGAAGGACGCAATGCATTACTTGCCGCCGCATCGGCCGCTTTACATTTACACAGCATTGCCAATCATAAAGACGGAGCGACGCGTATCAATGTCGGCACCTTGCATGCAGGGGCCGGTCGCAATGTGATTGCAGACAAAGCTTTGATGGAAATCGAGACGCGCGGCGAGACGAACGAATTGGATGCTTACATGCAAAAAAATGCTGAGCGCATCTTACAGGCCAGTGCCGCATTATACGATGTCGAGTTAGAACTTGAACATATGGGTAGATCGGTATCGACAACTGCGGATCATGATTTCGCTAAAATCGTAGAGCAAGCGTGTGTATCGTCAACAAGTTTGAAGATTGTTCCACATTTGGAAATAGGCGCTTCAGAAGATGTGACGTATATGATCGAACGTGTACGCGAACAAGGCGGTAAAGCGACATTTATGATTTTTGCCAGTCCACTTCCTGCCGGTCATCATCATCCACGTTTTGATTATGAAGAAAAAGCTTTGTTAGCTGGATTGGAAACAATTATCCGAACGACAGATTATTTATTGAAGGAGGATGGATTACGTGAATAG
- a CDS encoding M20 family metallo-hydrolase, translating into MNSWLIEHLQRMNMTDALVRPEGFTREGYTSEETNAIRIFKEIAGELGLTVKEDAVGNIIARWEVPGGEEAAVATGSHLDTVPNGGAFDGGAGVVCSLGAVKLLKEADFSPKRPIEVICFRSEESSRFGVSTIGSKAMSGLLDPAIGTLKDQHGITLAEAVESQGFRWEDLLSAKRSKEELKSFVELHIEQGMHIVEHEKNYGIVKGVACPIRLAVTFNGKAGHTGTTPMDRRQDALAAAAPFVSFVQETALQLNDVYEKPLVATVSTLTASPNSMNVIPQTVTAGVDIRSVDDLLKKKMADAIQSEVARIEQVTGVSVTIEVLVNNPSVLLDETIAEQLFDAGNQEAYLAHRMDSGAGHDVMNMAQMWPSGLLFIPCKDGLSHHPDEHATVEDLKMGSELLARYLMEATKI; encoded by the coding sequence GTGAATAGCTGGCTAATTGAGCATTTACAGCGGATGAATATGACCGACGCTTTAGTTAGACCAGAAGGGTTTACGCGAGAAGGCTATACGTCAGAAGAAACGAATGCCATTAGAATCTTTAAAGAGATTGCCGGAGAACTCGGCTTAACTGTTAAAGAAGATGCGGTCGGAAATATCATCGCGCGCTGGGAAGTTCCGGGTGGCGAAGAGGCAGCGGTAGCAACTGGTTCTCATCTGGACACGGTGCCAAACGGTGGCGCATTTGACGGCGGGGCAGGTGTTGTCTGTAGCCTCGGCGCAGTTAAATTACTGAAAGAAGCCGATTTCAGTCCAAAGCGACCGATTGAAGTGATTTGTTTCCGTTCGGAAGAATCTTCGCGATTTGGCGTATCAACGATTGGTAGTAAAGCGATGAGCGGGTTATTGGATCCTGCCATTGGAACGCTTAAAGACCAACACGGCATAACGCTTGCAGAAGCTGTTGAAAGCCAAGGTTTTCGCTGGGAAGATTTACTCTCTGCGAAACGTTCAAAAGAAGAATTGAAAAGTTTTGTTGAATTGCATATTGAACAAGGGATGCATATCGTTGAGCATGAAAAAAATTACGGAATCGTCAAAGGCGTGGCTTGTCCGATCCGGTTAGCGGTTACGTTTAATGGCAAAGCGGGACATACCGGCACAACGCCAATGGATCGTAGACAAGATGCTTTGGCAGCAGCTGCTCCTTTTGTTTCGTTTGTTCAAGAAACGGCTCTTCAACTAAATGATGTGTACGAAAAACCACTAGTGGCGACAGTGAGTACATTGACAGCTTCTCCAAATTCGATGAATGTGATTCCGCAAACGGTTACAGCTGGAGTGGATATTCGCAGTGTCGATGATCTTTTGAAAAAGAAAATGGCAGATGCGATACAAAGTGAAGTAGCGCGTATTGAACAAGTAACTGGCGTATCGGTCACTATCGAAGTATTGGTCAACAATCCATCTGTTTTACTCGATGAAACGATAGCGGAGCAGTTGTTTGACGCGGGCAACCAAGAAGCGTATTTGGCACACCGGATGGATAGTGGTGCTGGACACGATGTCATGAATATGGCACAAATGTGGCCGAGCGGGTTGCTGTTTATCCCTTGTAAAGACGGTTTGAGTCATCATCCGGATGAACACGCAACTGTTGAAGATTTGAAGATGGGCTCAGAATTACTAGCCCGTTATTTGATGGAGGCAACGAAGATATGA
- a CDS encoding CPBP family intramembrane glutamic endopeptidase — protein MNTEKRSQRFFIGFVFIWSFVFWGIGIFLSLKDDVQLLENMEVLLGILNLTLSEELRTVTILYALAGYGPLLGAIFITLFIPETRRYFKGKFRFNTPLKYTFQIIALFAVITIVPGVTLVFKNGLDTSVTWSTVALLLLFFIYQLITAGTEEIGWRGYLLPSMLQKLTPWQASVRIGVIWALWHTPIILYVFYSQGLPVFQIIFSFAGFIAGTIAMSAVHTYYYLKTQNVVFNMFIHAVSNTFPMFVGMVLSSSYEVSVVTQLLLWVFVGIIIKKNKVFFDTVQNC, from the coding sequence ATGAATACTGAAAAAAGATCTCAACGATTTTTCATAGGTTTTGTTTTTATTTGGTCTTTTGTATTTTGGGGAATAGGAATTTTTTTATCGTTAAAAGATGATGTTCAATTGCTTGAAAACATGGAAGTGTTACTTGGTATTTTAAATTTAACACTATCAGAAGAATTGCGTACAGTTACCATCTTATATGCTTTAGCTGGGTATGGACCTCTACTTGGCGCAATTTTTATTACACTATTCATACCCGAAACGAGAAGGTATTTTAAAGGTAAATTTAGATTTAATACTCCCTTAAAATATACTTTTCAGATAATTGCTTTATTCGCGGTTATTACCATTGTCCCAGGTGTAACGCTAGTATTTAAGAATGGTTTGGACACTTCGGTCACGTGGTCAACAGTAGCCCTACTACTGCTATTTTTTATCTACCAACTTATTACCGCTGGAACTGAAGAAATTGGCTGGAGAGGATACCTACTGCCATCAATGTTACAGAAATTGACCCCATGGCAGGCAAGTGTGAGGATTGGGGTAATTTGGGCATTGTGGCATACACCTATTATATTATATGTGTTTTATTCACAAGGATTGCCTGTGTTTCAAATCATATTCTCTTTTGCTGGTTTCATCGCAGGAACTATCGCTATGTCGGCCGTCCATACGTATTATTACTTAAAGACTCAAAATGTAGTATTTAATATGTTTATCCATGCCGTCAGCAATACATTTCCGATGTTTGTGGGAATGGTGCTTTCTAGTTCATACGAGGTTTCAGTAGTTACTCAATTATTACTTTGGGTTTTTGTAGGGATCATTATAAAGAAAAATAAAGTTTTCTTTGATACAGTACAAAATTGCTAG
- a CDS encoding aromatic acid exporter family protein, whose protein sequence is MRSFHFSGGRIVKTGIAIFLTATICLWFGWPPVFAVITAIVTIEPTVSDSIKKGLVRFPASAIGSAFAVLFISLFGNSPITYTLAAVATILACYRLNLHAGLLVATLTSVAMVEVIHDHVLVSFFIRLGTTSVGLLVSTAVNMLVFPPNYRKDILKSIQSISERAGNMLEQTFQTILFDSDANRQEEKLIVKELITEVSKTEKLIHFQRDESSLYPWVREREAELQMAEKQLLFLHNLEFHLDALLYIPLHKLTWTTSEREIIMNAVTELANDLKHSVDYDHEKHQCQLKNITDLFWDNSKNITASDALRPTEFPPEFTILYELITIYDLVDKFFDPESVKIEKNVEK, encoded by the coding sequence ATGCGATCTTTTCATTTCAGTGGCGGACGAATTGTGAAAACCGGCATTGCGATCTTTTTGACCGCGACAATTTGTTTGTGGTTTGGCTGGCCGCCTGTCTTCGCCGTTATCACGGCCATTGTGACCATCGAGCCAACCGTTAGCGATTCGATCAAAAAGGGACTGGTTCGGTTCCCGGCTTCTGCCATTGGTTCTGCCTTCGCTGTTCTCTTTATCTCACTCTTCGGGAATTCCCCGATTACTTATACACTTGCTGCAGTTGCTACGATTTTAGCTTGTTACCGGCTCAATCTGCACGCCGGATTACTAGTCGCTACATTGACCTCTGTCGCTATGGTCGAAGTTATCCACGACCATGTTTTAGTATCGTTCTTTATTCGACTGGGTACGACGTCCGTTGGATTGCTGGTGTCTACGGCTGTGAATATGCTGGTGTTTCCACCTAACTACCGAAAAGACATTTTGAAAAGCATTCAATCGATCAGTGAACGAGCTGGCAATATGTTGGAGCAAACATTCCAAACGATTCTTTTTGACAGTGATGCAAATCGCCAAGAAGAAAAGTTAATCGTCAAAGAACTGATCACTGAAGTTAGTAAGACTGAGAAACTCATCCATTTTCAGCGAGACGAATCTAGTTTGTACCCGTGGGTGCGCGAGCGAGAAGCCGAGCTTCAAATGGCAGAAAAGCAATTGCTCTTCTTACATAATTTAGAATTCCATTTAGATGCCCTACTTTATATCCCGCTACATAAGTTGACGTGGACAACCTCGGAGCGAGAGATTATTATGAACGCTGTCACAGAGCTCGCAAACGACTTAAAACACTCGGTCGACTATGATCACGAAAAGCACCAATGCCAATTAAAAAATATTACCGATTTGTTTTGGGACAATAGTAAAAACATCACCGCAAGCGATGCTCTGCGTCCAACGGAATTCCCACCCGAATTCACCATTCTTTATGAGCTGATCACGATTTACGATTTAGTGGATAAGTTTTTCGATCCGGAGAGTGTGAAAATAGAGAAGAATGTGGAGAAATAA
- a CDS encoding ABC transporter permease — MNMNLNMFKNDFKRNPAGNIALILFMTLSVTLVVAATIVVVQLTTSMTGMYKIAEPPHFLQMHKGEIDQEAIDEFTVSYEGVTSWQTSPMINVYGDDLRILGEQPFSLADSRLDISLVKQNTEKDLLLDSNRKVINVNKGEIGVPVIFLSSYDINIGDTIEYSSNGITKKFKVTTFVHDAQMNSTLVYSTRMLISDEDFVELFGNVGESEYLIETYFTDSGMASDFQSAYENAGLPQNGPAVTYQMIFLISAFTDILMAMIIILVSLLLVLVALMSIKYTLMASLEEEIGEIGTMKAIGMTHRDIRDIYLKKYKLMIALGIVIGYVIALALASFFTSHVSNTFGKQPLSIWTIGIPILACLSLYVISNHYCKKILKKIKKVTVVDALVFGKGFDQKKRVHDGLYKSKQIPINLLLSARETFYHFKGFFLIFISMMIVTSIMIVPMNLLSTLKSKDFIPYMGSSIGDVLVEIDIGENLENRYAALHDLIKTETDIKDYSEIKVVRVETANADKQWMNLRVGSGDAAGKKLKYIDGKEPIKENEIAVSKLNANEMGKQAGDKAILRFNGIEKTFFISGVYQDVTSGGMTAKSKYSFEGVKAEKYQLIVNVNDKVDIEEKAAEWSSEMGTGYDIQPMEELIDQTLGVVSKQVQVATIAVMTIGILMSAFIIVLFMKLRLIKDASQIAIIKAIGFTNKDVKKQYLYKMSMISFAGIMSGTIVSNILGEKIISLAFNIMGLGISELTFIVNLWIVFLFVPLVLLIVAASVTWFSTRNIKDYNIISLINE, encoded by the coding sequence ATGAACATGAACTTAAATATGTTTAAAAATGACTTCAAAAGAAACCCAGCAGGAAATATCGCTTTAATTTTGTTTATGACATTATCAGTTACGCTTGTAGTAGCTGCAACTATTGTTGTGGTCCAACTTACTACCTCTATGACAGGGATGTATAAAATAGCAGAGCCACCTCATTTTCTACAAATGCACAAAGGAGAGATAGATCAGGAGGCAATTGATGAGTTTACTGTTTCTTATGAGGGGGTTACGTCTTGGCAAACTTCGCCGATGATAAATGTCTATGGTGATGATTTGCGCATTTTGGGAGAACAACCATTTAGTTTAGCTGACTCTAGGTTAGACATCAGCTTAGTTAAACAGAATACAGAAAAAGATCTTTTACTTGATTCAAATAGAAAAGTAATTAATGTCAACAAAGGTGAAATTGGTGTGCCTGTAATTTTCCTTAGCTCTTATGATATCAACATTGGCGACACAATTGAGTATAGCAGTAATGGAATAACCAAGAAATTTAAAGTGACTACTTTTGTTCACGATGCACAAATGAATTCAACACTTGTTTATTCTACAAGAATGCTAATAAGTGATGAGGATTTTGTAGAGCTTTTTGGGAACGTGGGGGAAAGTGAATATCTTATTGAAACGTATTTTACTGATTCCGGTATGGCTTCAGATTTCCAGTCAGCCTATGAAAATGCAGGGCTGCCACAAAATGGACCAGCAGTAACTTATCAAATGATTTTTCTGATCAGCGCATTTACTGACATACTCATGGCTATGATTATAATTTTGGTTAGCCTGTTACTTGTACTAGTTGCTTTGATGTCGATTAAGTATACATTGATGGCCAGTTTAGAAGAAGAAATCGGCGAAATCGGAACGATGAAAGCTATCGGTATGACGCATAGAGATATAAGGGATATCTATCTTAAAAAATACAAGCTAATGATAGCGCTTGGCATAGTAATTGGTTACGTCATTGCTCTTGCACTCGCCAGTTTCTTTACATCACATGTAAGCAATACATTTGGTAAACAACCATTATCAATTTGGACTATTGGGATCCCGATTTTAGCCTGTTTATCTTTGTATGTTATAAGCAATCATTATTGTAAAAAAATACTTAAGAAAATAAAAAAAGTAACTGTCGTAGATGCACTTGTATTCGGAAAAGGGTTTGATCAAAAAAAGCGTGTTCATGATGGGCTTTATAAATCTAAACAGATTCCGATAAATTTGCTTTTAAGTGCAAGAGAGACATTTTATCATTTTAAAGGATTTTTCTTAATTTTTATTTCTATGATGATTGTTACCTCAATCATGATTGTGCCCATGAATCTGTTAAGTACTTTAAAGTCTAAAGATTTCATACCTTATATGGGAAGTTCGATTGGTGATGTATTGGTCGAAATCGATATAGGAGAAAATCTAGAAAACAGATATGCAGCCCTTCATGATCTCATCAAAACTGAAACGGATATTAAAGACTACAGTGAGATTAAAGTCGTACGTGTTGAGACGGCTAACGCCGATAAGCAATGGATGAATTTACGCGTAGGCAGTGGGGATGCTGCAGGAAAAAAACTTAAATACATTGATGGCAAAGAGCCAATAAAAGAAAATGAAATCGCAGTATCAAAACTCAATGCAAATGAGATGGGTAAACAAGCGGGAGATAAAGCAATTTTAAGGTTCAATGGAATAGAGAAGACATTTTTTATTTCTGGAGTTTATCAGGATGTGACAAGTGGAGGGATGACGGCAAAGTCTAAATACAGTTTTGAAGGCGTAAAAGCAGAAAAATATCAATTGATTGTAAATGTAAACGACAAAGTAGATATAGAAGAAAAAGCAGCTGAGTGGAGTAGCGAAATGGGGACAGGTTACGATATCCAACCAATGGAAGAATTGATAGATCAAACATTGGGGGTTGTGTCAAAGCAAGTACAAGTAGCAACAATTGCGGTCATGACAATCGGAATTTTAATGAGTGCATTTATCATTGTCCTCTTTATGAAACTGAGACTTATCAAAGATGCTTCCCAAATAGCAATCATAAAAGCGATAGGTTTCACAAATAAGGACGTAAAAAAACAATATCTTTATAAGATGAGTATGATTTCATTTGCAGGCATAATGAGCGGAACAATTGTTTCAAATATACTTGGAGAAAAAATAATCAGTCTTGCATTTAATATTATGGGACTTGGTATATCTGAATTAACATTTATTGTAAATCTGTGGATTGTATTTTTATTTGTACCACTAGTCCTTCTAATCGTAGCAGCAAGTGTTACGTGGTTTAGTACGAGAAATATAAAAGACTATAATATCATTTCACTAATCAATGAATAG
- a CDS encoding M20 metallopeptidase family protein encodes MKKQAQELFEEVRAFRRDLHENPELSGEEIETSLKIQKKLDEYGIEYSTGYAKTGVLGVIQGGKPGKTVGLRADIDALPILEKADVSFKSKFDGKMHACGHDAHTAMLLGVGKLLHEQKADIAGTVLLIFQPAEENAPTGGSEQMMADGIFDQYKPDVLIAQHVWPGLPAGQVGVIDGAIMGNSDRFQVTIHGAGGHASMPHQTVDAIIIATQVMSAVQTIVSRNANPMDSGVITFGKITGGYRYNVVADTVVLEGTIRSLSDDTKKLLKKRFHEVVQGTAQMMGGSCDIDYSDGYPATINTKRWAKVVRESAKRQLGDKGTPEVIGSMAGEDFGRFLKKYEGVYYWLGTSVGENQKPLHDPGFMIDEQALLVGTELMAKAALDVLAELNK; translated from the coding sequence TTGAAAAAGCAAGCACAAGAGTTGTTTGAAGAGGTTCGCGCATTTAGACGGGATCTTCACGAGAATCCGGAATTGAGTGGCGAAGAAATAGAAACTTCTCTAAAAATACAAAAAAAATTAGATGAATATGGCATCGAGTATTCTACAGGATATGCCAAAACGGGCGTTCTCGGTGTAATTCAAGGTGGTAAGCCAGGAAAGACAGTGGGTTTACGTGCAGATATTGATGCTTTACCGATTTTAGAAAAAGCGGATGTGTCTTTTAAATCTAAATTTGATGGCAAAATGCATGCATGCGGTCATGACGCGCATACGGCCATGTTGCTCGGAGTTGGGAAGTTACTGCATGAGCAGAAAGCTGATATTGCTGGAACGGTGTTATTAATTTTTCAGCCGGCTGAAGAAAATGCGCCTACTGGTGGTTCGGAACAGATGATGGCAGACGGCATTTTTGACCAATACAAACCGGATGTTTTAATAGCGCAGCACGTCTGGCCAGGTCTTCCAGCTGGGCAAGTCGGCGTTATCGACGGAGCCATCATGGGAAATTCTGACCGTTTTCAAGTAACGATTCACGGAGCGGGTGGGCACGCATCAATGCCTCATCAAACTGTTGATGCGATTATTATTGCCACTCAAGTGATGTCTGCGGTCCAAACGATTGTTAGTCGAAACGCAAACCCGATGGATTCAGGTGTTATTACGTTTGGGAAAATTACTGGGGGCTATCGCTATAACGTTGTGGCGGACACGGTTGTGCTTGAAGGAACCATTCGCTCACTCTCAGACGATACGAAAAAACTATTGAAAAAACGATTCCATGAAGTGGTTCAAGGAACTGCTCAAATGATGGGCGGTTCATGTGACATCGATTATTCAGACGGTTATCCAGCGACGATTAATACGAAACGCTGGGCCAAAGTAGTTCGGGAATCGGCAAAACGTCAATTAGGCGACAAGGGCACACCAGAAGTAATCGGAAGCATGGCTGGAGAAGATTTCGGTCGTTTCTTGAAAAAGTACGAAGGGGTTTATTATTGGCTCGGTACTTCAGTTGGTGAAAACCAAAAACCACTCCACGATCCAGGCTTTATGATCGATGAACAAGCGTTGTTGGTTGGCACAGAACTGATGGCGAAAGCAGCGCTTGACGTGCTAGCCGAATTGAATAAATAG
- a CDS encoding aldo/keto reductase, producing MEKAIPEVTLNDGTTLPVMGLGTYGLWGNAGANAVSSGINAGYRLIDTAYNYENEGAVGEGIRRSGVAREELWVTSKLPGRYHTYEKALVAIQESLYRLQLDYFDLYLIHWPMPNQDTYVEAWQALIDAQKWGLVRSIGVSNFLPDHLERIIQETGVIPSLNQVELHPFFNQAHQRKVHADHGIQTQSWSPIAKAKDILTNDAIGKIAESHNKTIAQVVLRWQYQIGSVSIPRSTSPERQRENLAIFDFELSEAEMTSISELSRPDGRLFDMDPATHEEF from the coding sequence ATGGAAAAAGCAATTCCAGAAGTGACGTTAAATGACGGAACAACTTTACCCGTTATGGGACTCGGTACATACGGACTGTGGGGCAATGCAGGAGCGAACGCAGTCAGCAGTGGAATCAATGCGGGTTACCGGTTAATCGATACGGCGTATAATTACGAAAACGAAGGAGCGGTCGGCGAAGGCATACGACGCAGCGGCGTTGCGCGTGAAGAGCTATGGGTAACGTCCAAGCTGCCAGGTCGCTACCACACATATGAAAAAGCTTTAGTGGCTATTCAAGAATCGCTGTATCGTTTACAGCTAGATTATTTTGATCTGTATTTGATCCACTGGCCAATGCCCAATCAAGATACTTACGTAGAAGCGTGGCAGGCGTTGATCGATGCGCAGAAATGGGGACTCGTGCGGTCGATTGGTGTCAGCAATTTCTTGCCAGATCATTTAGAGCGCATTATTCAAGAAACGGGAGTGATACCGAGCTTGAACCAAGTGGAATTGCATCCGTTCTTTAACCAAGCACATCAGCGAAAAGTGCACGCGGACCACGGAATCCAAACACAGTCGTGGAGTCCAATTGCCAAAGCCAAAGACATTTTGACGAACGACGCCATTGGAAAAATTGCCGAATCCCACAACAAGACCATTGCTCAAGTGGTATTGCGCTGGCAATATCAAATTGGTTCAGTCTCGATTCCGCGCTCTACTTCGCCCGAGCGTCAGCGTGAAAACTTGGCTATTTTCGATTTTGAGTTAAGCGAAGCCGAAATGACATCAATCTCAGAACTGTCTCGCCCAGACGGCAGATTGTTTGATATGGACCCGGCTACGCATGAAGAATTTTAA